A region of Vespula vulgaris chromosome 1, iyVesVulg1.1, whole genome shotgun sequence DNA encodes the following proteins:
- the LOC127071863 gene encoding ankycorbin isoform X2, producing MDTKTPPIPLKLPEKAQTKKQERLADLSLPPLTPSTNHRQKLKPVVNPWSRDYSYPTCYQNHHKERPYRVLQIGATPLMHACQQADRHKVLRLLREQEESIGYRDRTLRSALHYCMDAGTGGAVASAAPELVNAPDAEGHTPLHLAVIAGDTQLVAVLLANGADVNAKDLEGHSVLHWATVCGEAECVRLILAAGARPSTPDLRGGSPLHYAAQCCGAAATAELAVPKKVGLKVLQTLIEFGADVNAKDEDGRQAILWAASAGSVEAVLALARAGGAAAAGASDKDGLTALHCAASRGHARCVEALINFCGSQPDHVDDNGCSALHYAATLGHADATSLILKLGADPNRQDRKGRTPALCAAAKGQLETLKILAQHGGSLHARTVRGTGVAHEAAASGRIELLKWLAKKRPSMLDIATQDGKTPLHVAALHGHLDACKVLLDHGARINAILRTNKGNTMTALDAALYRGHRDCAKLIQMHGGTTAQRLKDHRATSIGKVFSAKLRVERTESGTDTEDSPPRWDHGLKAPRVYYEERWIEKRTRKRGNSKKLLRRDSRSFSEEEVRLSKKASSRKERQRRSRSESARYDENGMGTDEKLIRKGRKRRLRGRSKDDYSESSINYSDDSLQEDSRKNGTVRTFFRRKLERRRSKCRADKIKKRSRSEVEASRVNRKHLQSETKSDQDEHSGTDDSLEVIVVRTSVEKKKCEKIVSGGKSKMSKENSKDGRIRGSRKCNTQSQKSEYSESTIPSDKVYDKASDKISEEDHRPYLDREEKEERRYKNVVGVDEVASKSSTSEDMGMSFVESRYHHRDVTDSTSHETVERVLVTAMVHKDQGPDTPKSTIEISKEVTFEDGSEKEMTDKNCEELQSKVDDVCAKSEQLSNSLVTKAKDLKKGLENMRCGIKDKNDDSERNDDNKMIGDVEAVEVEGRLCAKQVNEPERTSSDSQEERLRSTQDQQQEMEHQENSFLSKNTEGDRKILDTSSSAAKDVASGMDAVNDRLASDIDLQVHTLEGSFREEMPTLELEKLSKVESEKQKTEEVTGTIVSKEEHDINGTLEKDVGLEILENTAPVESCKENIITDGFGLSSKESFKTRQEKRQSELSSSSFDAPFSNDFFSEDKEQVDSARGKSVDLSSDSRDSILMRDGENDFSRTNTPVLAKSSVLEVKSDGHKAPREPNKVKIVQIDASTKSFTNEEKALSSKGKQAHLKDIDDKNGSPTTTTRRSRCSRASTRKQMDETECHSNVTKASNKIKNLFDKSGERSLDRSAIVAVIESPEWDEEDEEIDKEIRKVIEEDGERDTEPEENNEMGVIRVLPGTSEEDAYRSLDIDKSRNSGIVTLPQVQRRLCTHSGKIPKIPAEDQRLRQCMKQCRRDSGGRDSGIEPSPRISRIPKRRSVADYSKTEKHHALNVDTVTRDVQISLRRYHLERKIFFQLMELKRLQIRHGRANEQVLVKRQVESFHKAGMTGPTLGVAKYDQPLTFRHFEAFLYEQLRKLQRRPATPNFCTDAKYCTQKTHRCHHATTAYTSVPVYTYNDDCSWRRGARTNGSFSKNRDTWKRTNDGGSNSRRRETSNRITS from the exons ATGGACACTAAGACTCCGCCTATACCTTTGAAGCTTCCAGAGAAGGCTCAAACGAAGAAGCAGGAACGCTTGGCCGATCTGTCCTTGCCGCCATTGACACCTTCCACGAATCACCGACAGAAACTAAAGCCTGTTGTTAATCCGTGGTCGCGTGACTACAGTTATCCTACATGCTATCAAAATCATCATAAGGAGAGGCCTTATAG AGTGTTGCAAATTGGCGCCACACCATTGATGCACGCTTGCCAGCAGGCCGACAGACACAAAGTCTTGAGACTATTGAGGGAGCAAGAGGAGAGCATCGGTTATAGAGATCGAACGTTAAGAAGTGCCCTTCATTACTGTATGGACGCAGGAACGGGCGGTGCCGTTGCTTCGGCGGCACCAGAATTGGTCAACGCTCCCGATGCCGAAGGACATACTCCTCTCCATCTCGCAGTCATTGCCGGCGATACTCAGTTAGTAGCCGTTTTGTTGGCGAACGGCGCTGACGTCAATGCCAAAGATTTGGAAGGTCACAGCGTTCTTCATTGGGCTACTG TCTGCGGGGAAGCGGAATGCGTACGTCTGATCTTAGCCGCTGGCGCTCGACCTTCAACGCCCGATCTTCGCGGAGGCTCGCCTCTTCATTACGCCGCGCAATGTTGCGGCGCCGCAGCGACCGCCGAACTTGCCGTACCAAAGAAAGTTGGCTTAAAGGTTTTGCAAACTCTTATAGAATTCGGCGCTGACGTTAACGCGAAGGACGAAGACGGACGACAGGCAATCTTATGGGCGGCCAGTGCCGGTAGCGTGGAAGCAGTTCTAGCCTTGGCAAG GGCCGGGGGAGCTGCGGCCGCAGGAGCATCGGATAAGGACGGTTTAACGGCGCTTCATTGCGCCGCGTCCAGAGGTCATGCCAGGTGCGTCGAAGCGTTGATTAATTTTTGCGGATCCCAGCCCGATCATGTAGATGACAACGGTTGTTCCGCTCTACACTATGCCGCTACGCTCGGTCACGCCGACGCTACGTCCTTGATTCTTAAATTAGGTGCCGATCCAAATCGACAAGATCGAAAGGGTAGAAC gCCAGCCCTATGCGCGGCAGCCAAAGGCCAATTGGAAACGTTAAAAATCCTAGCACAGCATGGTGGTTCGTTGCACGCTAGAACAGTACGAGGTACAGGCGTTGCTCACGAGGCCGCGGCTTCCGGAAGAATCGAACTGCTCAAATGGTTGGCTAAAAAGCGCCCGAGTATGTTGGATATCGCTACGCAAGATGGTAAGACGCCTCTTCACGTAGCAGCGCTTCATGGTCATTTGGATGCTTGCAAGGTGCTCTTGGATCACGGTGCAAGAATAAATGCGATTTTAAGGACTAACAAGGGTAATACGATGACCGCTTTGGATGCTGCCCTTTACAGAGGCCACAGAGATTGTGCTAAATTGATACAAATGCACGGTGGTACTACTGCTCAACGATTGAAAGATCATAGGGCTACGTCTATTGGGAAAG TTTTCTCCGCAAAGCTTCGAGTTGAGCGTACAGAAAGTGGCACGGATACGGAAGATAGTCCTCCAAGGTGGGATCATGGACTTAAGGCTCCTCGTGTCTATTACGAGGAACGATGGATCGAAAAGAGAACGCGAAAGAGAGGAAATTCCAAGAAATTATTACGACGAGACAGTCGAAGTTTCAGCGAAGAAGAAGTTCGACTTTCGAAGAAAGCGTCTTCGAGAAAAGAGCGCCAGCGACGAAGCAGAAGCGAGTCTGCGag ATACGACGAGAATGGCATGGGTACCGATGAAAAGTTGatacgaaaaggaagaaagaggcgGCTTAGAGGGAGATCCAAAGATGATTACAGCGAATCATCTATAAATTACAGCGACGATAGTCTCCAGGAAGATTCAAGAAAGAACGGAACGGTAAGGACGTTTTTTCGGCGAAAGCTCGAAAGGCGAAGATCAAAATGTCGAGCGGAcaagattaaaaagagatcGAGGTCGGAGGTCGAAGCAAGTCGAGTCAATCGGAAGCATTTGCAGTCGGAGACAAAGAGCGATCAAGACGAACACAGCGGTACCGACGACAGTTTGGAAGTAATCGTTGTGAGAACATccgtcgagaagaaaaaatgcgaAAAGATCGTGTCCGGAGGAAAATCAAAGATGTCGAAAGAGAATTCGAAAGATGGTAGGATAAGAGGGTCTCGTAAATGCAACACGCAAAGTCAAAAGTCGGAATACAGCGAATCAACGATACCATCCGATAAGGTATACGATAAGGCATCCGATAAGATATCCGAGGAGGACCATCGGCCATACTTGGacagggaagaaaaagaggaaagaagatataagAACGTCGTTGGCGTTGATGAAGTCGCGTCGAAGTCTTCTACGTCGGAGGATATGGGAATGTCCTTCGTTGAAAGTCGATATCATCATAGAGACGTGACCGATAGTACGAGCCACGAAACTGTCGAAAGAGTTCTTGTTACGGCTATGGTCCACAAAGATCAAGGTCCAGACACTCCAAAGTCTACGATAGAAATTTCAAAGGAAGTCACTTTTGAAGATGGCTCGGAGAAGGAAATGACAGACAAAAATTGCGAAGAATTGCAAAGTAAGGTTGACGACGTTTGTGCAAAATCCGAACAACTATCTAATTCGCTAGTAACGAAGGCTAAGGATTTAAAGAAGGGTCTTGAAAATATGCGATGTGGGATTAAGGATAAGAATGACGATAGCGAAagaaacgatgataataaGATGATAGGAGACGTCGAAGCAGTGGAAGTAGAAG GTAGGTTGTGCGCAAAGCAAGTAAACGAACCCGAAAGAACTTCATCGGATTCTCAGGAGGAACGTCTTCGTTCGACGCAAGATCAGCAGCAGGAGATGGAACATcaggaaaattcttttttgtcgaAAAATACGGAAGGCGATAGAAAAATTCTTGATACATCGTCAAGTGCCGCGAAAGATGTCGCAAGCGGCATGGACGCGGTGAATGATCGTTTGGCTTCGGATATAGATTTACAAGTTCATACATTGGAAGGATCATTTCGAGAAGAAATGCCAACTTTGGAGTTAGAAAAACTTTCAAAAGTAGAAAGCGAGAAACAGAAAACGGAAGAAGTAACTGGAACGATAGTTTCGAAAGAGGAACACGATATAAATGGTACATTAGAAAAGGATGTTGGCTTAGAAATCTTGGAAAATACGGCGCCCGTGGAATCGTGCAAAGAGAATATTATCACCGATGGGTTTGGTTTATCGAGTAAAGAATCGTTTAAAACTCGACAGGAAAAACGTCAGAGCGAGTTATCCTCGTCTTCTTTCGATGCCCCTTTCAGCAATGACTTCTTCTCTGAGGATAAGGAACAAGTAGATTCCGCGCGTGGCAAATCTGTTGATTTATCTTCAGATTCTAGAGATTCTATACTGATGCGTGACGGTGAAAATGACTTTTCGAGAACGAATACTCCAGTTCTCGCAAAGAGTAGCGTTCTCGAAGTAAAATCCGACGGACATAAAGCTCCAAGAGAGCCTAATAAAGTCAAAATTGTACAAATAGACGCAAGTACCAAGTCTTTTACGAACGAGGAAAAAGCATTGTCGAGTAAAGGTAAACAGGCACATTTAAAAGATATAg ACGATAAGAATGGCTCGccgacaacaacaacgagaCGTTCAAGGTGTTCAAGGGCTTCAACGAGAAAACAAATGGATGAAACTGAATGCCACTCGAATGTAACAAAAGCATcgaataagattaaaaatttatttgacaaGTCGGGGGAACGTTCTCTCGATCGCAGTGCAATAGTTGCCGTTATCGAGAGCCCGGAATGggatgaagaggatgaagagaTCGATAAGGAGATTAGAAAGGTTATCGAAGAAGACGGAGAACGTGATACAGAGCcagaagaaaataacgaaatgGGTGTTATTAGAGTTTTGCCAGGTACAAGCGAGGAAGACGCTTACAGGAGCCTGGACATCGATAAATCCAGGAATTCGGGTATCGTTACCTTACCTCAG GTACAGAGAAGACTATGCACGCATTCGGGAAAGATTCCTAAGATTCCAGCGGAGGATCAACGTCTTCGACAGTGTATGAAACAGTGTCGTCGTGACAGTGGTGGTAGAGATAGTGGTATAGAACCAAGTCCAAGAATTTCTAGAATACCAAAGAGAAGAAGCGTGGCTGACTATTCAAAGACAGAGAAACATCACGCGCTCAATGTAGATACCGTCACGAGAGATGTTCAAATCAGTCTTCGTCGTTACCAcctggaaagaaaaatcttttttcaattgatGGAACTCAAGAGATTGCAGATTAGGCATGGTAGAGCTAACGAGCAAGTTTTGGTTAAGAGACAG GTCGAGTCATTTCATAAAGCTGGCATGACTGGTCCAACCCTTGGTGTTGCTAAATACGACCAACCATTGACCTTCAG ACACTTCGAAGCGTTCTTATACGAACAATTGAGGAAATTACAAAGAAGACCAGCCACGCCAAATTTTTGTACAGATGCGAAATATTGCACCCAGAAAACTCATCGGTGTCATCATGCTACAACTGCCTATACCTCAGTACCTGTTTACACTTATA ACGATGATTGTAGTTGGCGGAGAGGTGCAAGAACAAACGGATCATTTTCCAAAAATAGAGACACGTGGAAAAGGACAAATGACG GTGGAAGTAACTCACGGAGACGAGAAACAAGTAATCGCATTACCAGCTGA
- the LOC127071863 gene encoding ankycorbin isoform X1, whose translation MDTKTPPIPLKLPEKAQTKKQERLADLSLPPLTPSTNHRQKLKPVVNPWSRDYSYPTCYQNHHKERPYRVLQIGATPLMHACQQADRHKVLRLLREQEESIGYRDRTLRSALHYCMDAGTGGAVASAAPELVNAPDAEGHTPLHLAVIAGDTQLVAVLLANGADVNAKDLEGHSVLHWATVCGEAECVRLILAAGARPSTPDLRGGSPLHYAAQCCGAAATAELAVPKKVGLKVLQTLIEFGADVNAKDEDGRQAILWAASAGSVEAVLALARAGGAAAAGASDKDGLTALHCAASRGHARCVEALINFCGSQPDHVDDNGCSALHYAATLGHADATSLILKLGADPNRQDRKGRTPALCAAAKGQLETLKILAQHGGSLHARTVRGTGVAHEAAASGRIELLKWLAKKRPSMLDIATQDGKTPLHVAALHGHLDACKVLLDHGARINAILRTNKGNTMTALDAALYRGHRDCAKLIQMHGGTTAQRLKDHRATSIGKVFSAKLRVERTESGTDTEDSPPRWDHGLKAPRVYYEERWIEKRTRKRGNSKKLLRRDSRSFSEEEVRLSKKASSRKERQRRSRSESARYDENGMGTDEKLIRKGRKRRLRGRSKDDYSESSINYSDDSLQEDSRKNGTVRTFFRRKLERRRSKCRADKIKKRSRSEVEASRVNRKHLQSETKSDQDEHSGTDDSLEVIVVRTSVEKKKCEKIVSGGKSKMSKENSKDGRIRGSRKCNTQSQKSEYSESTIPSDKVYDKASDKISEEDHRPYLDREEKEERRYKNVVGVDEVASKSSTSEDMGMSFVESRYHHRDVTDSTSHETVERVLVTAMVHKDQGPDTPKSTIEISKEVTFEDGSEKEMTDKNCEELQSKVDDVCAKSEQLSNSLVTKAKDLKKGLENMRCGIKDKNDDSERNDDNKMIGDVEAVEVEGRLCAKQVNEPERTSSDSQEERLRSTQDQQQEMEHQENSFLSKNTEGDRKILDTSSSAAKDVASGMDAVNDRLASDIDLQVHTLEGSFREEMPTLELEKLSKVESEKQKTEEVTGTIVSKEEHDINGTLEKDVGLEILENTAPVESCKENIITDGFGLSSKESFKTRQEKRQSELSSSSFDAPFSNDFFSEDKEQVDSARGKSVDLSSDSRDSILMRDGENDFSRTNTPVLAKSSVLEVKSDGHKAPREPNKVKIVQIDASTKSFTNEEKALSSKGKQAHLKDIDDKNGSPTTTTRRSRCSRASTRKQMDETECHSNVTKASNKIKNLFDKSGERSLDRSAIVAVIESPEWDEEDEEIDKEIRKVIEEDGERDTEPEENNEMGVIRVLPGTSEEDAYRSLDIDKSRNSGIVTLPQVQRRLCTHSGKIPKIPAEDQRLRQCMKQCRRDSGGRDSGIEPSPRISRIPKRRSVADYSKTEKHHALNVDTVTRDVQISLRRYHLERKIFFQLMELKRLQIRHGRANEQVLVKRQVESFHKAGMTGPTLGVAKYDQPLTFRHFEAFLYEQLRKLQRRPATPNFCTDAKYCTQKTHRCHHATTAYTSVPVYTYIGGEVQEQTDHFPKIETRGKGQMTVEVTHGDEKQVIALPAERLDCTKRYFVTFTVRGENQGTTKLSRSIKRSATSV comes from the exons ATGGACACTAAGACTCCGCCTATACCTTTGAAGCTTCCAGAGAAGGCTCAAACGAAGAAGCAGGAACGCTTGGCCGATCTGTCCTTGCCGCCATTGACACCTTCCACGAATCACCGACAGAAACTAAAGCCTGTTGTTAATCCGTGGTCGCGTGACTACAGTTATCCTACATGCTATCAAAATCATCATAAGGAGAGGCCTTATAG AGTGTTGCAAATTGGCGCCACACCATTGATGCACGCTTGCCAGCAGGCCGACAGACACAAAGTCTTGAGACTATTGAGGGAGCAAGAGGAGAGCATCGGTTATAGAGATCGAACGTTAAGAAGTGCCCTTCATTACTGTATGGACGCAGGAACGGGCGGTGCCGTTGCTTCGGCGGCACCAGAATTGGTCAACGCTCCCGATGCCGAAGGACATACTCCTCTCCATCTCGCAGTCATTGCCGGCGATACTCAGTTAGTAGCCGTTTTGTTGGCGAACGGCGCTGACGTCAATGCCAAAGATTTGGAAGGTCACAGCGTTCTTCATTGGGCTACTG TCTGCGGGGAAGCGGAATGCGTACGTCTGATCTTAGCCGCTGGCGCTCGACCTTCAACGCCCGATCTTCGCGGAGGCTCGCCTCTTCATTACGCCGCGCAATGTTGCGGCGCCGCAGCGACCGCCGAACTTGCCGTACCAAAGAAAGTTGGCTTAAAGGTTTTGCAAACTCTTATAGAATTCGGCGCTGACGTTAACGCGAAGGACGAAGACGGACGACAGGCAATCTTATGGGCGGCCAGTGCCGGTAGCGTGGAAGCAGTTCTAGCCTTGGCAAG GGCCGGGGGAGCTGCGGCCGCAGGAGCATCGGATAAGGACGGTTTAACGGCGCTTCATTGCGCCGCGTCCAGAGGTCATGCCAGGTGCGTCGAAGCGTTGATTAATTTTTGCGGATCCCAGCCCGATCATGTAGATGACAACGGTTGTTCCGCTCTACACTATGCCGCTACGCTCGGTCACGCCGACGCTACGTCCTTGATTCTTAAATTAGGTGCCGATCCAAATCGACAAGATCGAAAGGGTAGAAC gCCAGCCCTATGCGCGGCAGCCAAAGGCCAATTGGAAACGTTAAAAATCCTAGCACAGCATGGTGGTTCGTTGCACGCTAGAACAGTACGAGGTACAGGCGTTGCTCACGAGGCCGCGGCTTCCGGAAGAATCGAACTGCTCAAATGGTTGGCTAAAAAGCGCCCGAGTATGTTGGATATCGCTACGCAAGATGGTAAGACGCCTCTTCACGTAGCAGCGCTTCATGGTCATTTGGATGCTTGCAAGGTGCTCTTGGATCACGGTGCAAGAATAAATGCGATTTTAAGGACTAACAAGGGTAATACGATGACCGCTTTGGATGCTGCCCTTTACAGAGGCCACAGAGATTGTGCTAAATTGATACAAATGCACGGTGGTACTACTGCTCAACGATTGAAAGATCATAGGGCTACGTCTATTGGGAAAG TTTTCTCCGCAAAGCTTCGAGTTGAGCGTACAGAAAGTGGCACGGATACGGAAGATAGTCCTCCAAGGTGGGATCATGGACTTAAGGCTCCTCGTGTCTATTACGAGGAACGATGGATCGAAAAGAGAACGCGAAAGAGAGGAAATTCCAAGAAATTATTACGACGAGACAGTCGAAGTTTCAGCGAAGAAGAAGTTCGACTTTCGAAGAAAGCGTCTTCGAGAAAAGAGCGCCAGCGACGAAGCAGAAGCGAGTCTGCGag ATACGACGAGAATGGCATGGGTACCGATGAAAAGTTGatacgaaaaggaagaaagaggcgGCTTAGAGGGAGATCCAAAGATGATTACAGCGAATCATCTATAAATTACAGCGACGATAGTCTCCAGGAAGATTCAAGAAAGAACGGAACGGTAAGGACGTTTTTTCGGCGAAAGCTCGAAAGGCGAAGATCAAAATGTCGAGCGGAcaagattaaaaagagatcGAGGTCGGAGGTCGAAGCAAGTCGAGTCAATCGGAAGCATTTGCAGTCGGAGACAAAGAGCGATCAAGACGAACACAGCGGTACCGACGACAGTTTGGAAGTAATCGTTGTGAGAACATccgtcgagaagaaaaaatgcgaAAAGATCGTGTCCGGAGGAAAATCAAAGATGTCGAAAGAGAATTCGAAAGATGGTAGGATAAGAGGGTCTCGTAAATGCAACACGCAAAGTCAAAAGTCGGAATACAGCGAATCAACGATACCATCCGATAAGGTATACGATAAGGCATCCGATAAGATATCCGAGGAGGACCATCGGCCATACTTGGacagggaagaaaaagaggaaagaagatataagAACGTCGTTGGCGTTGATGAAGTCGCGTCGAAGTCTTCTACGTCGGAGGATATGGGAATGTCCTTCGTTGAAAGTCGATATCATCATAGAGACGTGACCGATAGTACGAGCCACGAAACTGTCGAAAGAGTTCTTGTTACGGCTATGGTCCACAAAGATCAAGGTCCAGACACTCCAAAGTCTACGATAGAAATTTCAAAGGAAGTCACTTTTGAAGATGGCTCGGAGAAGGAAATGACAGACAAAAATTGCGAAGAATTGCAAAGTAAGGTTGACGACGTTTGTGCAAAATCCGAACAACTATCTAATTCGCTAGTAACGAAGGCTAAGGATTTAAAGAAGGGTCTTGAAAATATGCGATGTGGGATTAAGGATAAGAATGACGATAGCGAAagaaacgatgataataaGATGATAGGAGACGTCGAAGCAGTGGAAGTAGAAG GTAGGTTGTGCGCAAAGCAAGTAAACGAACCCGAAAGAACTTCATCGGATTCTCAGGAGGAACGTCTTCGTTCGACGCAAGATCAGCAGCAGGAGATGGAACATcaggaaaattcttttttgtcgaAAAATACGGAAGGCGATAGAAAAATTCTTGATACATCGTCAAGTGCCGCGAAAGATGTCGCAAGCGGCATGGACGCGGTGAATGATCGTTTGGCTTCGGATATAGATTTACAAGTTCATACATTGGAAGGATCATTTCGAGAAGAAATGCCAACTTTGGAGTTAGAAAAACTTTCAAAAGTAGAAAGCGAGAAACAGAAAACGGAAGAAGTAACTGGAACGATAGTTTCGAAAGAGGAACACGATATAAATGGTACATTAGAAAAGGATGTTGGCTTAGAAATCTTGGAAAATACGGCGCCCGTGGAATCGTGCAAAGAGAATATTATCACCGATGGGTTTGGTTTATCGAGTAAAGAATCGTTTAAAACTCGACAGGAAAAACGTCAGAGCGAGTTATCCTCGTCTTCTTTCGATGCCCCTTTCAGCAATGACTTCTTCTCTGAGGATAAGGAACAAGTAGATTCCGCGCGTGGCAAATCTGTTGATTTATCTTCAGATTCTAGAGATTCTATACTGATGCGTGACGGTGAAAATGACTTTTCGAGAACGAATACTCCAGTTCTCGCAAAGAGTAGCGTTCTCGAAGTAAAATCCGACGGACATAAAGCTCCAAGAGAGCCTAATAAAGTCAAAATTGTACAAATAGACGCAAGTACCAAGTCTTTTACGAACGAGGAAAAAGCATTGTCGAGTAAAGGTAAACAGGCACATTTAAAAGATATAg ACGATAAGAATGGCTCGccgacaacaacaacgagaCGTTCAAGGTGTTCAAGGGCTTCAACGAGAAAACAAATGGATGAAACTGAATGCCACTCGAATGTAACAAAAGCATcgaataagattaaaaatttatttgacaaGTCGGGGGAACGTTCTCTCGATCGCAGTGCAATAGTTGCCGTTATCGAGAGCCCGGAATGggatgaagaggatgaagagaTCGATAAGGAGATTAGAAAGGTTATCGAAGAAGACGGAGAACGTGATACAGAGCcagaagaaaataacgaaatgGGTGTTATTAGAGTTTTGCCAGGTACAAGCGAGGAAGACGCTTACAGGAGCCTGGACATCGATAAATCCAGGAATTCGGGTATCGTTACCTTACCTCAG GTACAGAGAAGACTATGCACGCATTCGGGAAAGATTCCTAAGATTCCAGCGGAGGATCAACGTCTTCGACAGTGTATGAAACAGTGTCGTCGTGACAGTGGTGGTAGAGATAGTGGTATAGAACCAAGTCCAAGAATTTCTAGAATACCAAAGAGAAGAAGCGTGGCTGACTATTCAAAGACAGAGAAACATCACGCGCTCAATGTAGATACCGTCACGAGAGATGTTCAAATCAGTCTTCGTCGTTACCAcctggaaagaaaaatcttttttcaattgatGGAACTCAAGAGATTGCAGATTAGGCATGGTAGAGCTAACGAGCAAGTTTTGGTTAAGAGACAG GTCGAGTCATTTCATAAAGCTGGCATGACTGGTCCAACCCTTGGTGTTGCTAAATACGACCAACCATTGACCTTCAG ACACTTCGAAGCGTTCTTATACGAACAATTGAGGAAATTACAAAGAAGACCAGCCACGCCAAATTTTTGTACAGATGCGAAATATTGCACCCAGAAAACTCATCGGTGTCATCATGCTACAACTGCCTATACCTCAGTACCTGTTTACACTTATA TTGGCGGAGAGGTGCAAGAACAAACGGATCATTTTCCAAAAATAGAGACACGTGGAAAAGGACAAATGACG GTGGAAGTAACTCACGGAGACGAGAAACAAGTAATCGCATTACCAGCTGAAAGGTTGGATTGTACCAAAAGATATTTTGTTACGTTTACCGTTAGAGGAGAGAATCAAGGAACAACGAAATTGTctcgttctataaaacgaagtgcTACGAGTGTTTAA